A single region of the Triticum dicoccoides isolate Atlit2015 ecotype Zavitan chromosome 2B, WEW_v2.0, whole genome shotgun sequence genome encodes:
- the LOC119365826 gene encoding anthocyanidin reductase ((2S)-flavan-3-ol-forming)-like: MAAAAGDAATRRKTACVTGGSGYIASALVKMLLERGYAVKTTVRNPDDEEKTAHLKALAALGPLEVFRADLSEEGSFDHAVAGCDYAFLVAAPVALMPENPEKDVIEPAVNGTLNVMRSCVRAGTVKRVVLTSSVAAVSSRPLEGDGHVLDEESWSDVEFLRSTKTGPWAYSVSKVLVEKATCAFAEEKGISLVTVCPAVTVGEAPAANDLTSLSIILSLLSGDDAYTGALEHIERATGSIPMVHIDDVCRAEIFVAEEEAASGRYIVCGLNPTVVELARFLAAKYPQYKVNTHRFRDLPEKPRVCISSAKLVKEGFEYKYKNVEEIYDSVVEYGRALGILPY, encoded by the exons atggcggcggcggctggcgatgCGGCGACGAGGCGAAAGACGGCGTGCGTCACCGGCGGCAGCGGGTACATCGCGTCGGCGCTGGTCAAGATGCTGCTGGAGAGGGGCTACGCCGTGAAGACCACCGTCAGAAACCCCG ATGACGAGGAGAAGACCGCGCATCTAAAGGCCCTGGCAGCGCTCGGCCCCTTGGAGGTCTTCCGCGCCGATCTGAGTGAAGAGGGCAGCTTCGATCACGCCGTCGCCGGCTGCGACTACGCCTTCCTCGTCGCCGCTCCGGTGGCACTCATGCCAGAGAATCCCGAG AAAGACGTGATCGAGCCGGCCGTCAACGGGACCCTGAACGTGATGAGGTCGTGCGTGAGAGCCGGGACAGTGAAGCGAGTGGTCCTCACATCGTCGGTGGCGGCGGTGTCCAGCCGGCCGCTGGAAGGCGACGGCCATGTCCTTGACGAGGAATCCTGGTCCGACGTGGAATTCCTCAGATCAACAAAGACCGGTCCTTGg GCGTACTCTGTCTCGAAGGTGCTTGTGGAGAAGGCGACGTGCGCGTTCGCGGAGGAGAAGGGCATCAGCCTGGTCACCGTGTGCCCCGCCGTGACGGTGGGCGAGGCGCCGGCGGCGAACGACCTCACCAGCCTCAGCATCATCCTCTCCCTGCTATCCG GGGATGATGCGTACACCGGCGCCCTGGAACACATCGAGAGGGCGACGGGGTCGATCCCAATGGTGCACATCGACGACGTCTGCCGAGCGGAGATATTCGTCGCGGAGGAGGAGGCCGCGTCGGGGAGGTACATCGTCTGCGGGCTCAACCCCACCGTCGTCGAGCTTGCCCGCTTCTTGGCTGCCAAGTACCCGCAGTACAAGGTCAATACACATAG GTTCAGAGATCTCCCCGAGAAGCCGAGAGTGTGCATTTCTTCGGCGAAGCTCGTCAAGGAAGGGTTTGAGTACAAGTACAAGAACGTGGAGGAGATATACGACAGCGTCGTGGAGTATGGAAGGGCCTTGGGAATACTTCCATACTAA